In Armatimonas rosea, the DNA window GGAGCACAGGGGCTGATGCCGTGCGCCAGGCCCGAAGCGCGGCTCTCACGACCGTGGGCTATATGGCCCAGATAGGGGGCTGGTGAGATGGCCTTCAAAGTCCCTGAAGCCAAGCGCGTGACCTTCCATCCGGCCTTTGGACCAATGGATATCAGCATGGGCAATAACGGTGTCTTCGAGCTCTACCACAAGGCCACCGGGCGGACGCTCTACTGCATCGCCTCGGATGGTCTTGGCTGGGAGCACGTCTCCGTATCGGTCAAGGGAAGCTCTCAGACTCCCGCGTGGGCCGACATGAACTTCGTCAAAGACCAGTTCTGGGGCGAGGAGGATGCCGTGATGCAGCTGCACCCTCCGAAGGGCGACTGGATCAACAATCACGCCTCCTGCCTGCACCTCTGGCGTCCTTACTTTCTGGAGATTCCCTTGCCACCCTCGGCCATGGTCGGGGTGAAGGGCATCGAGCCTGAAGACGTTGAGCGGATCGGAGCGCGCAAGCTCCGCGAGATCGCGAGCCAAGAGCTGACTGGAGTGACGCTATGACTCCCTGCCCCTTCTGCGATAGCCTCGATGTCCGCACCAGCGCCACGCAAGACCTACCGCCTCGTCCCACGATCTCGCAGCGCCGGAATGCTAGCTGGACTGCCTACGCCTACTGCCGAAACTGTGGCGCACGCGGTCCGCAGGTCACGACGATCCGCGAGTTCAGCAACGTAGCTCATGACCTGGCTTTACAGGCGTGGGAGGGGAGAGTCCGCAATGGCTAAAGGCAAGTCCGCCCCCGTCCTGAACCTCTTCGACTTCGAGGAGCCCGAGACCGTGATTGACGTAGACCTGGTACTCAGCAACGATCACGCTGTCACTGCGCATATTCCCGGCTTCGAGAGCATGGCCCCGGCAACACAGAAAGCCCTTGGCGATGTGGTGCAGTCCGTTGTGGCTCTCGCGCAAGAGGTTCTGGATACATCAAGCCAGCAAGGTGCTGGCCCTGCCAAGGCCGCGGACTCGTTTGCCCTGGGACGCCTCGAAGACCAATGGCCCCACGCCTATGCCTTCGTCGCCCAGGCGCGTAAGAGTGGCCTCACCGACCCTGCCCTGACCCCGGTGCAGGTGAGCACTGCTGGGCGCCGTGAGTTCGACCTGGCCGAGCTGGCACGCTACGCCAACGCGCTGCTCCGTGGGGTGCGCTCTGATCGACCTACGATGACGCCGGAGCGCTGGGCCCAAGCGACCGCGAAGGCGAGAGAGATGGGAGGGAAGTCGTGAACACGCTTGCGACCCTTTCAGAGTGCGGAACCTTCCGCTATGACCTGACCCGTGAGTGGACACGCGGGCTCTACGACGACGACCGCGGGGTTCTTCTCATCATGCTGAACCCCAGCACAGCAGACGCGACCAAAGACGACCCGACGATTCGGCGAGCGATTGGTTTTGCGAAGGCGTGGAAGTGCTGCTCGCTGACCGTCGTGAACCTCTTTGCCTATCGCGCCACCGACCCCAAAGACCTGCTTGCCAGGATTGAGTCAGGGGAGGACGCAGTAGGCAAAGAGAACGACCAGCACATCATTGCCGCGCTGGAGAGAGCCGAGAGCCGAGGGGACTATATCGTCGCCGCGTGGGGGGCGAACGGCTCCCACAAGCTAATCAAGCCCCGGCGCGATGCTGTCCTCAGAATGCTCCCCGTGGCCGACACGTGCTGCCTGGAGACCTGTGCGAGCGGCGACCCGAAGCACCCACTGTACTGCAAGGGCTGGCTAGTTCCGGTTCAGTACGAGTTCCCGCGAAGCGCATGGGAGGCCAGCAATGCCTGAACTGATCGAGGGAGCGACTTATCGCTTTATCGGGGACTCTGCTGCCTACCGTGGCCGCACCGGGGTTCTCTCTGGCGTGCGTCGTCAGGGTCGCCACTGGTTTGGCTCCCTGAGCAACCACGCGGAGTGGATGAAGGCAGGACTGCCGCCACAGATCGAGGTGATGGACACGGAGCTGGAGCTGGTGAGCGCTCCAAAGGCAAAGCCCGCGGCCTCGGTGCCTGCCTCTGTGGCCTTCGATGGCATGGAAGCGGATCTCGTGGCCCTGATCGAGTTCGCCGCCCAGGAGCGGGGCTTCGAGGTCGCCAAGGTCGGGCAGTTCCGCGCTGACGGCTCTGGTACGACCGTTGGCTACCCCGATATGTCTTTCCGCCGCCCGAGCTGGCCCCGTGGTCTGGTCTGCCTGATCGAGGTCAAGACCAAGGCAGGGGTTCTCTCGCCCGAGCAGCAGAAGCTCAACGACCAGGGCTGGAGCTTTGTCGCAAGGTCTACTGATGAGGCCCTGGTGCTCCTCGATATCTTTGAGCGAAGTTTCGGAGGGAAACTGTGAACCGAATCGCTTATAGCGTGGAGGAAGCTGCGCAGCTCTGTGGTGTCTCCGAGGAGAACATTCGGGAGATGATCCGTGCCGGCAAGCTCCTTGCCCAGCCCATGGGGGCCACGGAGCGCGGTCACCTGCGGATCGGTGCCGTCGAGCTGGAGCGCTTCTTTCTGGGGATGCCGAGGCCCTCTCAAACTGCTTTAGGCATCGGCTCCGTCACTGTCGCCACTGCTCCGGCTACTGTAGCAACTGAGCACAAAACTGTATCAACCCCGGTGCGTTCCCGTCGGTCTCCATCGGGCCGTGTCGGTGCAGATCGTGAGGAAATCCGCTATGAGTAGAGGGCACCTAATCTGCGGGGTCGGCATTTCGGTTCTATTCTACGCCATGCCCTGCAATTGCGGAAAGCCTACTCCCTGCTCAGATTGGCGTAAACATAATAAAGCTTCCCTTCTTCAAAACGAAGCGCGATCCCGTTGTGCCTGTAGCTGTCCTCTCCATAACCCTTTTGTGGCGCGAATCCGAGGGAGATTATGCGTGGCTTGATCTCTTTGAGCTCCTGCCCACGTTTCAGAACAAGCGTCTGTATGCCCTTCTTGAGCTCCACAGTAAAGTCCTGCTCGTAGCGGGTGTGGAAGGCGACAAGGCGGTGGTCCTGACTAAACTCGAACTCGGGGGAGCCATCTTGCACGGAGCAAAGTTCGGGGTCGGAGCCGGTGTACTCCATGTACCGGACACAGGAGCCCTGCTGTCGCTTGAGCTGGTCGAGTGAGTCACCACCTTGCATGCCCAAGACGGTTCGGCGGTCCAGATCGATCTTGATCGGCTTTGGCGGGCCGTTCTGACAGCCACTGGTGCTGAGGATTAGTAGCCCAAGGTACAGGCATCGCCTGCCTCGTGTCATGGCTTTACCGTGAGCAGGCCGAGCTTCCAGGGGATTTTTCCGTAGGCGGTTCGGTACTCGGTGTCGCTGGCACCTTGGAAGAGAAACTGGAGGTTTTGAGGGTCTATCTCCAGGGTTTCGTCGTTGCGGGAGCGGAGCAGCTCGCCGTGGCTAATATTGGTTGTCCAGGGCGACGGGCAGTTGGTGAGGCCGGCGAAGGGCTTCTCCCAGCTATCGGCGAGGGGCTTCCAAGGACCCGTGAGGGTGTCGGCGAGGTAGGCTTTGAAGTAGCGGCGCCCCTTGCCTTGGGCCTCCACGATCGTGAGGTACGGAGAGCGTCCCTTGAGCTTGTAGGTGTGGGAGGCCTCGAAGATATCGGCTTGGAGCGCGAGGGTGGGCGCCGACCAGACGCCACCCGGGAAGTGCTGGTGCTCGGTCTGGGCGCGCCAGAGCTTGCCGTCGAGGGAGGTCCAGAAGAGGTGGGCGTGGGTGGTGTCGCAGATCACCCAGAAGTCGAGCCACTTGGGCTTGGCGGGGGGATTTGCCATCAGGGGCTGTGGCTTGCTCCAGCTCTTCAGATCGCTCAGGTCGGTTGTCGTGGAGTAGCAGGGCTGGAAGGGCGGGGTTCGGGAGTCGTCGGCGAGCTGGTAGATCAGAAACCAGCGCTTCTGGGGCGTGTAAAAAAAGAGCTGGGGCGCGCAGTAGTACTTATCGTGGAGCGCAAGGACATGGCGCGGTGCCGTGGCGGCATCGGCCCAGGTCTTGAAGCGGCTCCCGACAATATCCACCCGCCCCGATGCAAACCGGACCGTCGCGTAGAGGTTCCAGAATCCCTGGTCAAAGACAAGGGTCGGGTCCTTCACGGCAACTTGGGGATCGGCTCCACCCCGCTCTGGCCCAAGAAGAGGGGCGGAGACCTGCCAGGAAAACCGCCCTGTGGTGAAGCTGTCGTCGGGGTACATAGGGCGCTTACTTGGGGAAAATAAAGCTGACTCCGGGACCGCCATCGTTGGTTTGAGGATTCTCGGGGAGATTTTCGTGGGTGCGGTTCCACTCTGCCATCTCGCGGACCGAGATCTTTCCATCGCCATTGGTATCGGCGTTGATGGCACTACCGGTGGGAGTGACACGGCCGAGAGCCGTGGTGATGTGATAGTTAAACTCCCCGTGGCTATACTGCCGTCCCGCGACAGTCTCAAACTCGGTGTCGGCGGGACGCGCGTTTTCGTCGAAGCGGCACGCTGTGGCAATAAAGGTCTTACTGTTTTGCAGGTTGTCGATAAAGCCGCCACTTCGGCACTGCTGCATAAAGATCGCGCGGGAGGCGTAGGAGATGGCGTTGAGCTTGTTGGCAAAGTCGGTGTCGGTGATCGCGCCGCCCCGCAGGTTGAGGGTGGCGTTCATTCCACCGCCGCCGTGGTCAAAGGTCCAGACAAAGAGCGTGTCGTTGCTATCGAGCTTGGGGAGGCTATTGGCGGCATCGCCATTCTTCAGCCCATCGAGGACCTTATTTACCCATGTGGGGCTGGCGGGAAAGTCGGTGACAGTGCTAGGGTGGCGGTACTTGGGATTGGCTGAGGCATAGTCGGCACCATCGCCGTAGAGCACGAAGATGTTCTCAGGCTTATAGCCATTGTCCAGCAGGGTCTTGTACATCCAAACGGTGTCGTTCCAGAAGCACTCGCCCGCAAAGTTCTCCGCCAGATCGCCACAGATGAGCACGGCGTAGTGTTTGACGAGGTACTTGCTCCAGTCGATCTTGGGAATTCGGACATCGACCCGGCGAATGACATCCACATTGAGGCGCGTGGTGTTGAGATTCGTGAGGGCTTTGTCGATCTGATACTTGCTGATGCGGCTCACACTGTCGGTGAGGACATTGAGCTCCCCATCGCGGAGCGCGAGACCTCTAGCCCCCGCCTGAGGTAGCTCGATCTTATCGTGGGTTTTCTCCACCGTGTCGGTGTAGCGGGCGACCTGCGAGCCATTGCCGGTGAGGACATAGAGCCCGCTCTGAAAAAACGCCATGGCGCTCATCTCCGCGCCTGGTGCCCAGCCACGGCTGACGATGCGCTTGGTAGCCAGGTCAATCTTGAAGATCGCACTGGAGAAGCCCGCCTCCATCGCCACAAAAACCTCCTTGCCATTGGAGGCCACCGCGGTGAGCTCGCCGGACTTGAGCAGTGCACTCTCGGGTTCCTGGCCCGCATTGGGATCGGTGACCGCATCGAGGCGTAGGAGCTCCGTGGTCTGGCCGCTGGCGATATTGAGCCCGATGAGGATCTTGCGCGCGCCATCGCCCAGAACAAGCTGATCGGCGGTGTGCTTGGAGATCGAGAGCTTTTCAATCCCGACGTTGTAGCGACGTAGCACCTCGCCTTTCTCCCCAAGTGCGGCTACCGTCCGCGGCGCGCCAGCAAAGAGCTTCCCATCGAGGTCTGTCAGCGTCTCAAACTTATCTTGTTGTGCGAGGCGAAGCTCGCTTAGCTTCCCGGCCTGTACAAACTTCGAGAGGCTGACAGGACGGAGCTGAGGAGAGAGCTGCGGGTCGAGCCGGTTGATCTGTGAGAGGCTGGCACCGGCCCAGAGGGTCAGGACACTCGCCAGTGAGAGCCCCAGAAGAGTCTTTCGTTTCATGGAAACAATGCTACCCGTTAACGAAAGTCTGTAAACTTCCCAAGGAGTAAATACGCCATTTTGGAGACGCTACTCTGCGCTGGGGCGGCGATACTGCTACTATGAACCTCGATCAACCTCTTCTCGATGGTATGCCCCGCTTGATCCAAGCCGGAATGGGCATCCATGTCTCGTCGGCGCAGCTTGCCAATGAAACGTCCCGGCGGGGGGCGCTTGGGGTTGTCTCCCATGTGGCGCTGCGGCATATTGTGGTGGAGGAGGTCCGGCGCGGCGATGCGACCGCGATCGCCCTCGCCAAAGAGTTTCCGATTCCGTGCTACGCCGAAGAGCTGCTGGCCTTTGCTCCTGGTGGCGAGTGGCACAAGCGCCCCGTGCCTCTCGATCTCCCCGACCCGGAGAAGGCCCGCCTGCCCAAGCGCCTCAGCACGATCGCGGCCTTTGTCGAGGTGAAGCGTGCCAAGCTCGGGCATTCGGGGAAGGTCGGGATCAATGTGATGTGGAAGTGCTCCCTGACCGTCTTGCCGTCGATCTACGGTGCGATGCTGGCGGGAGTCGATGCCCTGCTATGCGGCGCGGGGATTCCCATGGAGCTGCCCGATATCGTCGCCAAGATTCGGGCGGGCGAGGACCTGTGCTACAGCCCGCTCCATGGGACGGGGACTCCGGTTGCGCTGGAGATTGCCGCCGACAAGTCCGCCGGTTTTCTGACGCAGTTCGCCGAGCCCAAGCTCCTGCCGATTCTCTCCAGCTTCCCGATCGCCAAGCGCCTGCTGGATGTCTGGACCCGGGAGTTTGGCACGCGGCCCTTTGCCTTTATCCTGGAGAACCACACGGCGGGTGGGCACAACGCCCCGCCGCGCAACAAGACCGACTACACCGACGCCGACGAGCTCACGGGGTACTTCGACAAGGTCCATGCCCTTGGGGTGCCGATCTATGTGGCGGGCGCGTTCCCCGAGGGCGGCTCGCACAACGACTTTGTCTACTGGCGGGAGCGGGGGGCCTACGGCCTGCAGGTCGGCTCGCGCTTCGCGCTCTGCGACGAGTCCGGGATGCGGCGCGATATCAAAGACGAGGTCCTAGCCTACAACGCGCTGGGGGGGGAGCTGGAGACCGCGTTTGGCATCTCCCCCACGGGCTATCCGTTCAAGGTGCTCCCGCTCCCCGGAAGCGCCGCCGACCCGAGTGTCCACGCGCAGCGCCGCCGCATCTGCAACAAAGGCTACCTGATGCAGGCGGAGACCATCGAAAAAGACGGCGAGGCGGAGCTGGTCTATCGCTGTCCCGCGATGCCGTCGCGCCAGTACGAGAAGCTGGGTGGGGATGCCACAGAGATCGGGCCGCGTATCTGCCTCTGCAACTCCCTGCTCTCCACGGCGGGCTTCGATAGCGAAAAAGAAGCGCCGCTGATCACCCTAGGGATCAGCGGCAAGCGAATCACCGAGCGGCACAGCGCCCGAGACGTGATTGAGGATATCTTAGGCCAGGTCGAAGCGGTCTAGGTTCATCACCTTGGTCCAGGCCCCGACAAAGTCCTTGACAAACTTCTCCTGGGCATCGTCGCTGGCGTAGACCTCGGCGAGGGCGCGCAGCTCGGAGTTGGAGCCGAAGATCAGGTCCACGCGGGTCCCGGTCCACTTGGTCTGGCCGGTCTTGCGGTCGCGGCCTTCAAAGGTATCCTTGGCGTCCGAGGTCGGCTTCCACGTGGTCTCGAGATCGAGAAGATTCACGAAGAAGTCGTTGGTTAGGGCCTCGGGGCGCTTGGTGAATACCCCGTGGTTGCCATGACCCGCCTTGAGGACACGTAGACCACCGACCAGAACGGTCAGCTCGGGGGCCGTGAGCGTCAGAAGCTGCGCCTTGTCGATCAGGAGGTCCTCCGCCTTGATGGGATGTCCCGCCTTCAGGTAGTTGCGGAAGCCATCGGCGGTTGGCTCCAGGGAAGCAAACGATGCGGCATCGGTCTGCTCGGCGGTGGCATCGACACGGCCCGGGGTGAAGGGAACCTTGACGCTGTGCCCGGCGGCCTTGGCTGCCTTCTCGACGGCGGCGCAGCCGCCCAAGACGATCAGATCGGCGAGGGAGACCTGCTTACCTCCGGTCTGCGACGCGTTGAACACCTTCTGGATACCCTCCAGGGTGGAGAGAACCTTCGCGAGCTGGGCGGGCTGGTTGGCCTCCCAGTTCCTCTGCGGGGCGAGCCGGATGCGGGCACCGTTGGCACCACCACGCTTGTCGGAGCCGCGGAAGCTAGCGGCCGAGGCCCAGGCGGTCGCCACGAGCTCGGAGACGCTCAGACCGGAGCCGAGGATCTTGCCCTTGAGTGCGGTGATATCCTTGCTGTCGATCTTCTTGTAGGTGGCCGCCGGGAGCGGGTCTTGCCAGCTCAGAACCTCCTTGGGAACCTCGGGGCCGAGGTAGCGGGCGATCGGGCCCATGTCGCGGTGGGTCAGCTTGAACCAAGCACGGGCAAAGGCATCGTTGAAGGCCGCCGGGTCGCTCAGGAAGCGGCGCGAGATCTTCTCGTAGACCGGGTCGAAGCGCAGGGCGAGGTCGCTGGTGAGCATCATCGGGGCGTGGCTCTTCGACGGATCATGGGCATCGGGGACGGTTCCCGCGGCGGCGCTGCCCTTGGGCTTCCACTGCTTGGCACCGGCAGGGCTGGTGGTCAGCTCCCACTCGTACTTGAACAGATTCTCAAAGTACTGGTTGCTCCACTTGGTGGGAGTCGAGGTCCAGGCACCCTCTAGGCCACTGGTGATCGTATCGCCGCCGCAGCCCTTGCCGTAGGTGTTGGTCCAGCCAAGCCCCTGCTCCTCAATACTGGCCGCCGCAGGCTCCCGTCCAACATACTTGCCCGGGTCTGCCGCGCCGTGCGCCTTGCCCAGCGTGTGGCCCCCGGCGATCAGCGCGACCGTCTCTTCGTCGTTCATCGCCATGCGGGCGAAGGTCTCACGGATATCCCGGGCCGACGCCAGAGGATCGGGGTTGCCGTTGGGGCCCTGTGGGTTGACATAGATCAGCCCCATCTGCACCGCCCCCAGCGGGTTCTCTAGCTGGCGGTCGCCGGTGTAGCGCTTGTCGCCCAGCCACTCGGTCTCCGCGCCCCAGTAGACATCCTCCTGTGGCTCCCAGACATCCTCACGGCCGCCGGCGAACCCAAAGGTCTTGAGCCCCGCCGACTCCAGCGCGCAGTTGCCCGCCAGGATCATCAGGTCGGCCCAAGAGAGCTTCTTGCCGTACTTCTTCTTGATGGGCCAGAGGAGCAGGCGCGCCTTGTCGAGGTTGGCGTTGTCGGGCCAGCTATTGAGGGGGGCGAAGCGCTGCATCCCGGCTCCCGCCCCGCCGCGGCCATCGGTGGTGCGGTAGGTTCCTGCGCTGTGCCAGGCCATGCGGATGAAGAAGGGGCCGTAGTGGCCGTAGTCGGCGGGCCACCAGTCCTGCGACGAGGTCATCAGGGCAAAGATGTCCTTCTTGACGGCCTTCAGGTCCAGCTTCTTGAACTCTGCTGCGTAGTCAAATGTCGAGTCCATGGGGTTGGAGAGCGACGAGTGCTGGCGCAGGATATTGAGCTTGAGCTGATCGGGCCACCAGTCCTGGTTGCGCATCCCACGCCCGGCGACGGACTGGGGCGCGGCGGCCTCGGCATGGAAGGGGCACTTGCCCGCCGTGCTCGGTGTTGGCGCGGGCTCGGTGCTGAGGAGATCAGATGGGATGCCGGGGAAGGCGGCGGCGCTGGAGGCAACGGCCCCCGATGCAAGCGAGCAGCCCAGCGCGGCCAGGAATGTCCGGCGGTTGCTCACCAGGGGGCTCTCGTCTTGGGAGGTGGGCTCAGGGTTTGGATTGGTCTCGTTCATGGTGCTTATCGTGTCCTTATTGCCGTCGTTTGGTCTGGAGTCGCATCGACGGCTACGTCTTGTCTGATCCTATTGTCACCGGGGTTGCGGACAAGATCAACGACGGATTTCCGATCCTAAGCTTCGGTTTTTCCGATGCATGAAAACGGCCCGCGCTTAGGCGAGGGCTTCTGGACGCCCACGCTCGGTGGGGGGGACGCTCTCCAGGAGCAGTTCCAGGGAGGGGAGGCGGCGGAGGAAGGCGACTAGGCTCTGGGAGTCGCGGTCGTCTTGGTTGGTCTTGCGGGTCACGAGCGCGATCGTGCGACCGGGGGTGGGCGGGGCGAAGGGGATTGCGCGGATGCTGGAGTCTGGGCGGCGGGTGGCGAGGGCGGGCAGGATCGCACAGCCAAGGCGCGCGGCGACTAGGGCGCGCTGGGTCTCTAGCCCCGCGGCGTGGACAATGCGCTTGTGGGAGAGAAAGCCCGTGCCGCAGGCGGCGAGCACCTGGTCGCGCAGGCAGTGCCCTGGCTCGAGGAGGAGAAGCTCGTCGAGCGGGACATCCTCGACTCTGAGCTGTGCATGCTGGGCCAGCGGGTGCTCGTGCGCCACCCCGAGCCAGAACGGCTCGCGAAAGAGTGGATAGACCGCCAGGTCGCCTTCGTCTTGAGGGAGTGCCAGCAGGGCCGCATCGAGCTGGCGGGCACGGAGCAGGCGCAGGAGGTCGTCGGTGAGGGCCTCGGTGAGAACGAGCTGGAGGTTGGCGTAGGAGGCGAGCAGGCTCGGCAGGATCAGAGGGAAGAGGTAGGGAGCCAGGGTCGGGAAAGCCCCGAGGCGGAAGCGGCCACAGAGGGGCGCGCTGGCGTCCTGGAAGGTCTGGGCGAGGAGGGTGGACTCGTCCAGGACCACCAGCGCTTGCCGCACGACACTCTCGCCCTCCGGGGTGAGGGAGACACTGCGGCTGGAGCGGGTGAAGAGTGGCTTGCCAAAGGCGGCCTCGATCTTCTTCACGGTCGCGGAGAGAGTCGCCTGGCTCAGGCCAAACTCCTCCGCAGTGCGGGCAAAGTGCCGGCGCTCGGCTAGGGTGACCAGCAGGCGCAGGTCGCGCAGGGAGAGGTTCTCGATCCGATCCATCGGGCTATCGTAGCACACGAAGGGATCAATTTAAGCCATCTGAACCTCTCCGACGACTTCAATGCCATGGCCCTCTAGGGTCGCTTCACGGATCCGCGCAGTCCAGTTGGAATCGCCCTCTGTCACAATCAGGCCCTTGATCCCGGTGCGCCACGCCTGCAAGACATGGTTGGGGTCATCGTCGAAGACCATCTCCTGGCCCTCGAACGGCGGCCACTCCACCTGGGTGGGGACCCCAAAGTGATCCAGGCCGAGGGTCTTGAGCTCCTTGGAGAACCGCTTCTGTTTCTTCTGTGCCTTTTGTTGGAGCCGGCGCTTCTCCTGCTCTACCGTGATCACCCGCTCGACCGGGAGCCCACTCAGGCGGCACCAGAGCCAGAGCTTGGCTGGGTGTTCCGCTGCCGTGGAGTAGAGCGTCAGCGAGTGACCGGCCCGTGCGAGGTCTCGGAGGAGGGCGCGTGCCTCCTGACGGACTTCCCCACGAAACGAGCGGTGTGTCAGTGCGGGTTGTGCATTGTCCGAGGTCTCTTCCCCTTTGCGGAGAAGGACACCTTCCAGGTCGAGTGCTATCTTCATGATGGGCGTTCCTAGTAATTATAGTAGTATAGCAGTCTACACATAATCTGGACAAGTCTGTACAAGTCTACGGACAGAGCGCCGCAAGGAGCCCATCACACGCACGGTCGAGGAGCTGGTAGGTCAGGGCGAAGTTGCCGTCGTACCACGGGTCGGGGACTTCGTCGTAGCCGAGGTCAGGGGCGAACTCCAGGATGGGGCGCAGGATACCGGTGGGCACCCCAAGACGCTGGACATCGCGGAGATTGTCGTGGTCCATCGTGAGGAGGTAGTCAAACTCCCCCAAGTCTGCGCCGGTGAGCTGGCGGGCACGGATGCCGGAGAAGTCAATCCCGTGCTGGTGAAGAATCTGCTGTGTCCCCCGGTGTGGCGGCTCGCCGGCGTGCCAGCCCCCGGTCCCTGCGGAGTCGCACGTGAGCTGGTGGGCGAGCCCTGCGAGCGCTACTTTATGGCGAAAGAGTGCCTCGGCCATGGGGGAGCGGCAGATATTGCCGAGGCAGATAAACAGGACACGGGGCATGGGGCAGCTTGGAAGGTGCTACTCGACCGAGAGAATCTCGAGGGTCATCGAGCCGCCGGGGGTAGCGACCGTGACGGTCTCGCCCACTTTCTTTCCCATGAGCGCGGCCCCCACGGGCGAGGCGACCGAGATCAGGTCGTTGATCGGATCGGCCTCGTAGGAGCCCACGAGCGTGTAGGTGAACTCATCGTCGAACTCGGTGTCACGGACGCTGACCTTGGAGCCCATTCCGACGATACCACTGCCGGGGACGCTCTCGGGGACGATCATGGCGCGCTCTAGCATGGCCTGGAGGTCGGCGATCCGGCCGCCGATAAAGCCCTGCTGGCGCTTGGCGTCTTGGTAGTCAAAGTTCTCGGAGAGGTCCCCGAGGTCCCGTGCCTCACGGATACGCACGGCAAGCGCGGGCATCTCGACGCTGCGGAGGTGCTCTAGCTCGTCTTCAATTTTCTTCTTGCCTGAGGGGGTCAGGACGATTTCTTCTGCCATAGTCTTTCCCTGGGAAAAGCAAATTGCCCCGAAAGTGTTCGGGGCAGTCAGGCGATTATACCAACCAACCTTAGTTCGGTCAAGAAAAAAGAAAAAAAGTTAAGTCCGTAGTGTTGACAGGGAGGTAATACAGCGGTAAATTAAGAGTTCGTGCCACAAGAGGAGTATCCGCAAAAAGCGCCTCTGGCGAGTGGCTTTTTTGGGCTCGGGAAGGGGAGGTCAGTGTACCCCGACCGTCCTAACCGATTTGCCCGAACTAGGAGGG includes these proteins:
- a CDS encoding non-reducing end alpha-L-arabinofuranosidase family hydrolase; translated protein: MYPDDSFTTGRFSWQVSAPLLGPERGGADPQVAVKDPTLVFDQGFWNLYATVRFASGRVDIVGSRFKTWADAATAPRHVLALHDKYYCAPQLFFYTPQKRWFLIYQLADDSRTPPFQPCYSTTTDLSDLKSWSKPQPLMANPPAKPKWLDFWVICDTTHAHLFWTSLDGKLWRAQTEHQHFPGGVWSAPTLALQADIFEASHTYKLKGRSPYLTIVEAQGKGRRYFKAYLADTLTGPWKPLADSWEKPFAGLTNCPSPWTTNISHGELLRSRNDETLEIDPQNLQFLFQGASDTEYRTAYGKIPWKLGLLTVKP
- a CDS encoding low molecular weight protein-tyrosine-phosphatase, whose product is MPRVLFICLGNICRSPMAEALFRHKVALAGLAHQLTCDSAGTGGWHAGEPPHRGTQQILHQHGIDFSGIRARQLTGADLGEFDYLLTMDHDNLRDVQRLGVPTGILRPILEFAPDLGYDEVPDPWYDGNFALTYQLLDRACDGLLAALCP
- a CDS encoding C13 family peptidase: MKRKTLLGLSLASVLTLWAGASLSQINRLDPQLSPQLRPVSLSKFVQAGKLSELRLAQQDKFETLTDLDGKLFAGAPRTVAALGEKGEVLRRYNVGIEKLSISKHTADQLVLGDGARKILIGLNIASGQTTELLRLDAVTDPNAGQEPESALLKSGELTAVASNGKEVFVAMEAGFSSAIFKIDLATKRIVSRGWAPGAEMSAMAFFQSGLYVLTGNGSQVARYTDTVEKTHDKIELPQAGARGLALRDGELNVLTDSVSRISKYQIDKALTNLNTTRLNVDVIRRVDVRIPKIDWSKYLVKHYAVLICGDLAENFAGECFWNDTVWMYKTLLDNGYKPENIFVLYGDGADYASANPKYRHPSTVTDFPASPTWVNKVLDGLKNGDAANSLPKLDSNDTLFVWTFDHGGGGMNATLNLRGGAITDTDFANKLNAISYASRAIFMQQCRSGGFIDNLQNSKTFIATACRFDENARPADTEFETVAGRQYSHGEFNYHITTALGRVTPTGSAINADTNGDGKISVREMAEWNRTHENLPENPQTNDGGPGVSFIFPK
- a CDS encoding DUF7694 domain-containing protein; translated protein: MAFKVPEAKRVTFHPAFGPMDISMGNNGVFELYHKATGRTLYCIASDGLGWEHVSVSVKGSSQTPAWADMNFVKDQFWGEEDAVMQLHPPKGDWINNHASCLHLWRPYFLEIPLPPSAMVGVKGIEPEDVERIGARKLREIASQELTGVTL
- the katG gene encoding catalase/peroxidase HPI — encoded protein: MNETNPNPEPTSQDESPLVSNRRTFLAALGCSLASGAVASSAAAFPGIPSDLLSTEPAPTPSTAGKCPFHAEAAAPQSVAGRGMRNQDWWPDQLKLNILRQHSSLSNPMDSTFDYAAEFKKLDLKAVKKDIFALMTSSQDWWPADYGHYGPFFIRMAWHSAGTYRTTDGRGGAGAGMQRFAPLNSWPDNANLDKARLLLWPIKKKYGKKLSWADLMILAGNCALESAGLKTFGFAGGREDVWEPQEDVYWGAETEWLGDKRYTGDRQLENPLGAVQMGLIYVNPQGPNGNPDPLASARDIRETFARMAMNDEETVALIAGGHTLGKAHGAADPGKYVGREPAAASIEEQGLGWTNTYGKGCGGDTITSGLEGAWTSTPTKWSNQYFENLFKYEWELTTSPAGAKQWKPKGSAAAGTVPDAHDPSKSHAPMMLTSDLALRFDPVYEKISRRFLSDPAAFNDAFARAWFKLTHRDMGPIARYLGPEVPKEVLSWQDPLPAATYKKIDSKDITALKGKILGSGLSVSELVATAWASAASFRGSDKRGGANGARIRLAPQRNWEANQPAQLAKVLSTLEGIQKVFNASQTGGKQVSLADLIVLGGCAAVEKAAKAAGHSVKVPFTPGRVDATAEQTDAASFASLEPTADGFRNYLKAGHPIKAEDLLIDKAQLLTLTAPELTVLVGGLRVLKAGHGNHGVFTKRPEALTNDFFVNLLDLETTWKPTSDAKDTFEGRDRKTGQTKWTGTRVDLIFGSNSELRALAEVYASDDAQEKFVKDFVGAWTKVMNLDRFDLA
- a CDS encoding helix-turn-helix domain-containing protein, with product MNRIAYSVEEAAQLCGVSEENIREMIRAGKLLAQPMGATERGHLRIGAVELERFFLGMPRPSQTALGIGSVTVATAPATVATEHKTVSTPVRSRRSPSGRVGADREEIRYE
- a CDS encoding LysR family transcriptional regulator, whose protein sequence is MDRIENLSLRDLRLLVTLAERRHFARTAEEFGLSQATLSATVKKIEAAFGKPLFTRSSRSVSLTPEGESVVRQALVVLDESTLLAQTFQDASAPLCGRFRLGAFPTLAPYLFPLILPSLLASYANLQLVLTEALTDDLLRLLRARQLDAALLALPQDEGDLAVYPLFREPFWLGVAHEHPLAQHAQLRVEDVPLDELLLLEPGHCLRDQVLAACGTGFLSHKRIVHAAGLETQRALVAARLGCAILPALATRRPDSSIRAIPFAPPTPGRTIALVTRKTNQDDRDSQSLVAFLRRLPSLELLLESVPPTERGRPEALA
- the greA gene encoding transcription elongation factor GreA encodes the protein MAEEIVLTPSGKKKIEDELEHLRSVEMPALAVRIREARDLGDLSENFDYQDAKRQQGFIGGRIADLQAMLERAMIVPESVPGSGIVGMGSKVSVRDTEFDDEFTYTLVGSYEADPINDLISVASPVGAALMGKKVGETVTVATPGGSMTLEILSVE
- a CDS encoding DUF1643 domain-containing protein — its product is MNTLATLSECGTFRYDLTREWTRGLYDDDRGVLLIMLNPSTADATKDDPTIRRAIGFAKAWKCCSLTVVNLFAYRATDPKDLLARIESGEDAVGKENDQHIIAALERAESRGDYIVAAWGANGSHKLIKPRRDAVLRMLPVADTCCLETCASGDPKHPLYCKGWLVPVQYEFPRSAWEASNA